A stretch of Trichomycterus rosablanca isolate fTriRos1 chromosome 8, fTriRos1.hap1, whole genome shotgun sequence DNA encodes these proteins:
- the LOC134319214 gene encoding oocyte zinc finger protein XlCOF6-like, whose protein sequence is MKLIKEEEPTDEDHLYETSGEGTSSSEEDIITVTVGQQDDGVKEEEQDEDSEDDDHLYCEECRSFYISKCEVHGPALFIPDTPVPMGVVERARRTLPPGLEVRESGIPDAGLGVFNEGGTVPVGAHYGPHEGEVVDREKAINSRYSWVIRRRGQCEEYIDASSEVHANWMRYVNCARNDEEQNLVAFQYRGRILYRCCRPIQPGHELLVWYGEEYAKDLSITFDYLWNKKCSTEAMNGTQLQIFSCSVCPLTYTAQIYLHRHIKRSHYDEYARLLKSGEITYENLTPTRSAGGNASRKQMLYCSRCDKSFHKKSDLEKHQRAHTGEKPYQCSQCEKSFTQQSNLQLHQRVHSGEKPFRCSHCGKSFTYRNSLQKHQRIHTGEKPYQCAQCWKSFTSDSHLKDHRRIHTGEKPYHCVECGKSYRDRCHFKTHQRIHAGEKPYQCLQCGKCFTHQTSLQRHHLLHTGEKPYQCLQCNTGFARQSALSQHECVHTGVKPYPCPQCSKSFTQQRHLERHKLIHTGEKPFECLQCGKCFNTQTNLQQHQRIHTGEKPYYCSQCGKSFTQRSNLQQHQRVHTGEKPYRCSQCEKSFSSLAHLQQHERTHTGEKPYQCLECGKSFTQRSNLLQHQRIHTGEKPYRCSYCGKSFTQRTSLRQHEHIHTGEKPFQCPQCGKSFTASSTLKKHKCVNTQPPAPDT, encoded by the exons ATGAAGCTCATAAAGGAGGAAGAACCGACAGATGAAGATCACCTCT ATGAAACTTCAGGTGAAGGAACATCAAGCTCTGAGGAAGACATCATCACTGTCACCGTGGGCCAGCAGGACGATGGTGTGAAAGAAGAAGAACAAGATGAAGATTCTGAGGATGATGATCATCTCT ACTGTGAGGAGTGCAGATCCTTCTACATCAGTAAGTGCGAGGTTCACGGTCCGGCTCTCTTCATCCCTGATACCCCCGTCCCCATGGGGGTGGTGGAGCGAGCCAGGCGAACCCTTCCACCCGGTCTGGAGGTTCGGGAGTCCGGTATTCCTGATGCAGGTCTGGGAGTGTTTAATGAGGGGGGAACGGTTCCGGTGGGTGCACACTACGGCCCCCATGAGGGAGAGGTGGTGGATCGAGAAAAGGCCATAAACAGTCGATACTCCTGGGTG ATTCGGAGGAGAGGTCAGTGTGAGGAGTACATAGACGCCAGCTCAGAGGTCCATGCTAACTGGATGAG GTACGTGAACTGCGCCCGTAACGATGAGGAGCAGAACCTGGTGGCGTTCCAGTACCGTGGAAGGATTCTGTACCGGTGCTGTCGACCCATCCAGCCAGGACACGAGCTCTTGGTGTGGTACGGAGAGGAGTACGCTAAAGATCTCAGCATCACGTTTGATTACCTCTGGAACAAGAAGTGCTCCACTGAAG CGATGAACGGTACCCAGCTGCAGATCTTCTCCTGCTCCGTCTGTCCTCTCACCTACACGGCTCAGATCTACCTGCACAGACACATCAAGAGGTCCCACTACGACGAGTACGCACGCCTGCTGAAGTCAGGAGAGATCACGTACGAGAacctgacgcccaccagaagcgcCGGCGGAAACGCGTCCCGCAAGCAAATGCTCTACTGCTCACGCTGCGACAAGAGTTTCCATAAAAAGAGCGACCTGGAAAAGCACCAGCGCGCTCACACCGGGgagaagccgtatcagtgctcgcAGTGCGAGAAGAGCTTCACTCAGCAGAGTAATCTCCAGCTGCACCAGCGCGTTCACTCCGGAGAGAAGCCCTTTCGGTGCTCGCACTGCGGGAAGAGCTTCACGTACCGGAACTCCCTTCagaagcaccagcgcattcacaccggagagaagccgtatcagtgcGCGCAGTGTTGGAAGAGCTTCACCTCCGACAGCCATCTGAAGGATCACCGGCGCATCCACACGGGCGAGAAGCCGTACCACTGCGTGGAGTGCGGCAAGAGCTATCGCGACAGGTGCCATTTCAAaacgcaccagcgcattcacgccggagagaaaccctatcagtgtCTGCAGTGCGGCAAGTGTTTTACTCACCAGACGTCCCTCCAGCGGCACCACCTCCTccacaccggagagaagccgtacCAGTGCCTGCAGTGCAACACCGGTTTCGCCCGCCAGAGCGCCCTCAGCCAGCACGAGTGCGTTCACACGGGCGTGAAGCCGTACCCGTGCCCCCAGTGCAGCAAGAGCTTCACCCAGCAGAGGCACCTGGAGCGGCACAAGCTCATccacaccggagagaagcccTTCGAGTGCTTACAGTGCGGAAAGTGTTTCAACACCCAGACTAACCTCCAGCagcatcagcgcattcacacgggaGAAAAGCCGTATTACTGCTCGCAGTGCGGGAAGAGCTTCACTCAGCGGAGCAATCTCCAGCagcaccagcgcgttcacacggGGGAAAAACCCTATCGGTGTTCGCAGTGCGAGAAGAGCTTCAGTAGCCTGGCTCACCTCCAACAGCACGAGCGCACTCACACCGGGGAGAAGCCGTACCAGTGCCTAGAGTGCGGGAAGAGCTTCACCCAGCGGAGCAATCTCCtacagcaccagcgcattcacacaggagaaaagCCCTACCGCTGCTCTTACTGCGGGAAGAGCTTTACCCAGCGGACGAGTCTCCGTCAGCACGAGCACATTCACACGGGGGAGAAGCCGTTTCAGTGcccacagtgtgggaagagttttaccgCTTCAAGCACgcttaaaaaacacaaatgcgTCAACACGCAGCCGCCCGCGCCAGACACGTGA